The following proteins are co-located in the Telopea speciosissima isolate NSW1024214 ecotype Mountain lineage chromosome 9, Tspe_v1, whole genome shotgun sequence genome:
- the LOC122640387 gene encoding TPR repeat-containing thioredoxin TTL1-like isoform X1: protein MSHSGKSIPEIGFDSLADRFSGALSCETNKPDFKELDLGSPVSPLRIRGSGGGGPAASGVTTMSSSSSSSGSVSGKTGNTAVVKRSDGGGNNHSGELSGSSESSPSAAESTRSAGGTRNYKPGHGRSNSCGAPLIYSGGSVISGGGSGVSVNSPSVNVFPSGNICRSGKILKTGMAATKSATRNDVLGSGTVNYGHGSIMRGGVGGKLGGGSNGGEASAANVTGNVQFAGESVTVKRAMASSDPEELKKAGNEQYKGGNFLEALYLYDRAIVISPDNAACRSNRAAALTGLGRLAEAVRECEEAVRLDPTYGRAHQRLASLHLRLGQVENARKHMCFPGQQPDLSELQKLQAVERHLNRCADARKIGDWRSALRECDAAIAAGAESSPQLFACRVEALLKLHQLEDAESGLSNMPKYEPATPSCSQAKFFGLLSESYLYFVRAQVDMAVGRFENAVAAAEKAGEIDPRSVEIGVMLNNVRLVARARARGNDLFNAGRFSEACSAYGEGLKFDPSNSVLYCNRAACWSKLGQWERSVEDCTHALRIQPNYTKALLRRAASNGKLERWAESVRDYEVLRKEIPGDNEVAEALFHAQVALRKSRGEEVYNMKFGGEVEEVSGLDQFRAAISSPGVSVVHFKAASNKQCEQISPFVDTLCLKYPSVNFVKVDVEESPVVANAEHVRIVPTFKIYKNSTRVKEMICPTHQVLEYSVRHYSL from the exons ATGTCGCATTCAGGCAAATCCATACCCGAAATAGGGTTTGATTCACTTGCCGATCGGTTTAGCGGCGCTTTGAGTTGCGAAACCAACAAACCTGATTTTAAGGAACTCGATCTGGGTTCGCCGGTTTCGCCGTTGAGGATTCGTGGGTCAGGTGGCGGCGGCCCTGCTGCGAGTGGGGTGACCACTATGAGCAGCAGTTCTAGCTCGTCTGGTTCGGTTTCAGGGAAAACTGGGAACACCGCGGTCGTCAAAAGATCCGATGGTGGTGGGAATAACCACTCAGGTGAGCTCTCGGGATCGAGCGAAAGCAGCCCATCTGCGGCTGAGAGCACTCGATCCGCCGGTGGAACTCGTAATTACAAGCCTGGTCATGGAAGATCGAATTCCTGCGGTGCCCCATTAATCTACTCTGGCGGAAGCGTTATCAGTGGTGGCGGCAGTGGAGTTTCTGTCAATTCACCAAGTGTGAATGTGTTTCCCAGCGGAAACATTTGTCGATCGGGAAAGATTTTGAAGACAGGAATGGCGGCGACCAAGAGCGCTACAAGGAATGACGTTCTTGGCTCGGGCACCGTAAACTACGGGCATGGTAGTATAATGCGGGGCGGCGTTGGTGGCAAATTGGGCGGTGGCAGTAATGGAGGTGAAGCGAGTGCGGCCAATGTAACAGGTAATGTACAATTCGCAGGGGAATCAGTGACGGTGAAGAGGGCCATGGCGAGTTCGGATCCGGAGGAGTTGAAGAAGGCCGGTAATGAGCAGTACAAAGGGGGAAATTTTCTAGAAGCACTCTATCTATATGATCGAGCGATTGTGATTTCTCCAGACAATGCGGCATGTCGGAGTAACAGAGCAGCTGCATTGACGGGGCTTGGTAGGTTAGCTGAGGCTGTGAGGGAATGCGAGGAGGCTGTCAGACTGGATCCTACTTATGGCAGGGCGCATCAGCGTTTGGCGTCTCTGCATCTGCG GTTAGGGCAAGTTGAAAATGCCCGGAAACACATGTGTTTTCCTGGGCAGCAGCCCGATCTCTCCGAGTTACAGAAGTTGCAGGCTGTGGAGAGGCATCTGAACAGATGTGCTGATGCCCGGAAAATTGGTGATTGGAGGAGTGCATTGAGGGAATGTGATGCTGCCATTGCAGCTGGTGCAGAGTCTTCTCCTCAG CTATTTGCATGTAGAGTGGAAGCGCTCTTGAAGCTTCACCAGCTAGAGGATGCAGAATCTGGCCTTTCAAACATGCCCAAATACGAACCGGCTACCCCTTCATGTTCACAGGCCAAGTTCTTTGGATTGCTTTCTGAATCTTACCTCTACTTTGTCCGAGCTCAGGTTGACATGGCAGTGGGAAG GTTTGAGAATGCAGTTGCAGCAGCTGAGAAAGCTGGGGAGATTGATCCCCGAAGTGTTGAAATTGGAGTGATGCTGAACAATGTGAGGTTGGTGGCAAGAGCTCGTGCCCGCGGTAATGATCTCTTCAATGCTGGGAGGTTTTCTGAAGCCTGCTCAGCTTATGGGGAGGGCCTCAAGTTTGATCCTTCCAACTCTGTTCTCTATTGCAATAGAGCAGCATGTTGGTCTAAGCTTGGGCAGTGGGAGCGATCTGTTGAAGACTGTACCCATGCTCTCAGGATCCAACCCAATTACACAAAGGCTCTTCTTCGACGTGCTGCCTCAAATGGCAAG CTAGAACGATGGGCTGAATCTGTAAGGGACTATGAAGTTTTGAGAAAGGAAATCCCAGGTGATAATGAGGTTGCCGAAGCTCTATTTCATGCCCAGGTTGCATTAAGGAAATCTCGAGGAGAGGAAGTGTATAATATGAAATTTGGTGGTGAGGTTGAGGAAGTATCAGGTCTTGATCAATTTAGAGCTGCAATATCTTCACCAG GTGTTTCAGTAGTGCACTTCAAGGCTGCATCAAATAAGCAGTGTGAGCAGATATCTCCTTTTGTAGACACCCTATGTCTGAAGTATCCATCTGTGAATTTTGTCAAG GTTGATGTTGAGGAGAGCCCAGTGGTTGCAAATGCAGAGCATGTGAGAATTGTTCCAACATTCAAGATTTACAAGAACAGTACCAGAGTTAAGGAGATGATCTGCCCTACCCATCAAGTTTTGGAATACTCAGTTAGGCATTATAGTCTTTAG
- the LOC122640387 gene encoding TPR repeat-containing thioredoxin TTL1-like isoform X2, which produces MSHSGKSIPEIGFDSLADRFSGALSCETNKPDFKELDLGSPVSPLRIRGSGGGGPAASGVTTMSSSSSSSGSVSGKTGNTAVVKRSDGGGNNHSGELSGSSESSPSAAESTRSAGGTRNYKPGHGRSNSCGAPLIYSGGSVISGGGSGVSVNSPSVNVFPSGNICRSGKILKTGMAATKSATRNDVLGSGTVNYGHGSIMRGGVGGKLGGGSNGGEASAANVTGNVQFAGESVTVKRAMASSDPEELKKAGNEQYKGGNFLEALYLYDRAIVISPDNAACRSNRAAALTGLGRLAEAVRECEEAVRLDPTYGRAHQRLASLHLRLGQVENARKHMCFPGQQPDLSELQKLQAVERHLNRCADARKIGDWRSALRECDAAIAAGAESSPQLFACRVEALLKLHQLEDAESGLSNMPKYEPATPSCSQAKFFGLLSESYLYFVRAQVDMAVGRFENAVAAAEKAGEIDPRSVEIGVMLNNVRLVARARARGNDLFNAGRFSEACSAYGEGLKFDPSNSVLYCNRAACWSKLGQWERSVEDCTHALRIQPNYTKALLRRAASNGKLERWAESVRDYEVLRKEIPGDNEVAEALFHAQVALRKSRGEEVYNMKFGGEVEEVSGLDQFRAAISSPV; this is translated from the exons ATGTCGCATTCAGGCAAATCCATACCCGAAATAGGGTTTGATTCACTTGCCGATCGGTTTAGCGGCGCTTTGAGTTGCGAAACCAACAAACCTGATTTTAAGGAACTCGATCTGGGTTCGCCGGTTTCGCCGTTGAGGATTCGTGGGTCAGGTGGCGGCGGCCCTGCTGCGAGTGGGGTGACCACTATGAGCAGCAGTTCTAGCTCGTCTGGTTCGGTTTCAGGGAAAACTGGGAACACCGCGGTCGTCAAAAGATCCGATGGTGGTGGGAATAACCACTCAGGTGAGCTCTCGGGATCGAGCGAAAGCAGCCCATCTGCGGCTGAGAGCACTCGATCCGCCGGTGGAACTCGTAATTACAAGCCTGGTCATGGAAGATCGAATTCCTGCGGTGCCCCATTAATCTACTCTGGCGGAAGCGTTATCAGTGGTGGCGGCAGTGGAGTTTCTGTCAATTCACCAAGTGTGAATGTGTTTCCCAGCGGAAACATTTGTCGATCGGGAAAGATTTTGAAGACAGGAATGGCGGCGACCAAGAGCGCTACAAGGAATGACGTTCTTGGCTCGGGCACCGTAAACTACGGGCATGGTAGTATAATGCGGGGCGGCGTTGGTGGCAAATTGGGCGGTGGCAGTAATGGAGGTGAAGCGAGTGCGGCCAATGTAACAGGTAATGTACAATTCGCAGGGGAATCAGTGACGGTGAAGAGGGCCATGGCGAGTTCGGATCCGGAGGAGTTGAAGAAGGCCGGTAATGAGCAGTACAAAGGGGGAAATTTTCTAGAAGCACTCTATCTATATGATCGAGCGATTGTGATTTCTCCAGACAATGCGGCATGTCGGAGTAACAGAGCAGCTGCATTGACGGGGCTTGGTAGGTTAGCTGAGGCTGTGAGGGAATGCGAGGAGGCTGTCAGACTGGATCCTACTTATGGCAGGGCGCATCAGCGTTTGGCGTCTCTGCATCTGCG GTTAGGGCAAGTTGAAAATGCCCGGAAACACATGTGTTTTCCTGGGCAGCAGCCCGATCTCTCCGAGTTACAGAAGTTGCAGGCTGTGGAGAGGCATCTGAACAGATGTGCTGATGCCCGGAAAATTGGTGATTGGAGGAGTGCATTGAGGGAATGTGATGCTGCCATTGCAGCTGGTGCAGAGTCTTCTCCTCAG CTATTTGCATGTAGAGTGGAAGCGCTCTTGAAGCTTCACCAGCTAGAGGATGCAGAATCTGGCCTTTCAAACATGCCCAAATACGAACCGGCTACCCCTTCATGTTCACAGGCCAAGTTCTTTGGATTGCTTTCTGAATCTTACCTCTACTTTGTCCGAGCTCAGGTTGACATGGCAGTGGGAAG GTTTGAGAATGCAGTTGCAGCAGCTGAGAAAGCTGGGGAGATTGATCCCCGAAGTGTTGAAATTGGAGTGATGCTGAACAATGTGAGGTTGGTGGCAAGAGCTCGTGCCCGCGGTAATGATCTCTTCAATGCTGGGAGGTTTTCTGAAGCCTGCTCAGCTTATGGGGAGGGCCTCAAGTTTGATCCTTCCAACTCTGTTCTCTATTGCAATAGAGCAGCATGTTGGTCTAAGCTTGGGCAGTGGGAGCGATCTGTTGAAGACTGTACCCATGCTCTCAGGATCCAACCCAATTACACAAAGGCTCTTCTTCGACGTGCTGCCTCAAATGGCAAG CTAGAACGATGGGCTGAATCTGTAAGGGACTATGAAGTTTTGAGAAAGGAAATCCCAGGTGATAATGAGGTTGCCGAAGCTCTATTTCATGCCCAGGTTGCATTAAGGAAATCTCGAGGAGAGGAAGTGTATAATATGAAATTTGGTGGTGAGGTTGAGGAAGTATCAGGTCTTGATCAATTTAGAGCTGCAATATCTTCACCAG TTTGA